The proteins below come from a single Aegilops tauschii subsp. strangulata cultivar AL8/78 chromosome 6, Aet v6.0, whole genome shotgun sequence genomic window:
- the LOC109745189 gene encoding uncharacterized protein produces the protein MTSSYQPHAMTNLDAPAPVPKVKAAAVVTRNPRSPSGPPSPEMEATAEALTREEVLRRRRRRASRLLAAYRRLYWAMAEEVRARHRQYVWELGCSPLEAEQPAAGPEAKPGPAAVPRRKKCGITGCKVRAMAMAKYCHYHILSDPNQVLYKGCGHIMIKSGAQTGKSTHNTPILKASVPSLCNVHLQRSQKMISQAYKIVGFNPPPTGQISPDFSVLVAECVRQIQARRRESRSAAAGKK, from the coding sequence ATGACCTCCTCCTACCAGCCGCATGCCATGACCAACCTAGATGCGCCGGCGCCGGTACCCAAGGTGAAGGCAGCAGCTGTGGTGACGCGAAACCCTCGCTCCCCCAGCGGCCCGCCGTCGCCAGAGATGGAGGCCACGGCGGAGGCGCTCACGCGGGAGGAGGTGCTGCGCCGGAGGCGGCGCCGCGCCTCTCGGCTACTTGCCGCGTACCGCCGGCTGTACTGGGCCATGGCAGAGGAGGTGCGCGCGCGGCACCGGCAGTACGTTTGGGAGCTCGGCTGCAGCCCGCTCGAGGCCGAGCAGCCGGCCGCTGGCCCGGAGGCGAAGCCTGGGCCGGCGGCGGTGCCGAGGAGGAAGAAGTGCGGGATCACGGGGTGCAAGGTGCGGGCGATGGCCATGGCCAAGTACTGCCACTATCACATCCTCTCCGATCCCAATCAGGTACTCTACAAGGGCTGCGGCCACATCATGATCAAGAGTGGTGCACAGACTGGGAAAAGTACTCACAACACGCCCATCCTGAAAGCATCAGTTCCCTCCCTCTGCAATGTTCACTTGCAAAGATCTCAGAAGATGATATCACAAGCTTACAAGATAGTTGGCTTTAATCCACCTCCCACCGGTCAAATCTCCCCGGATTTTAGTGTCTTGGTTGCCGAATGTGTCCGTCAGATCCAGGCTAGAAGGAGAGAGTCCCGAAGTGCCGCGGCAGGGAAGAAATAG